The following proteins come from a genomic window of Gordonia westfalica:
- a CDS encoding FecCD family ABC transporter permease encodes MIATAMSVRRLPSMPLALILLALTLVSIAVATAFGAETIPLGDVWHTVAGRLGGEELDAAHAVIIWDLRLPRSVLAAIVGAGLALAGALMQALVRNPLAEPYLLGVSAGAAVGATAVITLGSFAALGVWALSGGALIGALAASVTVYAVARAQGGLTALRLILSGVVLSSAFMALSSLLVFTAADPHAADNVMFWMLGSVAGATWAKVQIAGVVVVVTVFAMLAIHSWLDAYAAGTDTATSLGVPVRAMRNALFAVQGILVGVLVAVAGGIGFVGLIVPHAARLLVGATHRAMIPVAVCGGALFLVWVDVISRVAASPREMPLGIVTGLIGAPIFLFLMGRRQYVFGGGS; translated from the coding sequence ATGATCGCCACCGCCATGTCGGTACGGCGACTCCCGTCGATGCCTCTTGCCCTGATTCTTCTCGCCCTCACCCTGGTGAGCATCGCGGTTGCCACCGCTTTCGGCGCCGAGACCATACCCCTCGGCGATGTCTGGCATACCGTCGCCGGACGACTGGGTGGCGAGGAGCTCGACGCCGCTCACGCCGTGATCATCTGGGATCTGCGGTTGCCGCGTTCGGTACTCGCGGCCATCGTCGGCGCCGGTCTGGCGCTCGCGGGCGCCCTCATGCAGGCGCTGGTCCGCAATCCGCTCGCCGAGCCGTATCTGCTGGGTGTGTCCGCCGGTGCCGCCGTCGGCGCGACGGCCGTGATCACGCTCGGTTCGTTTGCTGCACTGGGTGTCTGGGCGCTGTCCGGCGGCGCGCTGATCGGCGCGCTCGCCGCGTCGGTCACCGTGTACGCGGTGGCCCGGGCCCAAGGCGGATTGACCGCCCTCCGCCTGATCCTGTCCGGCGTCGTGCTGTCCTCGGCGTTCATGGCGTTGTCGTCGCTCCTGGTGTTCACCGCCGCCGACCCGCATGCCGCCGACAACGTGATGTTCTGGATGCTGGGCAGCGTCGCCGGTGCCACGTGGGCGAAGGTCCAGATCGCGGGCGTGGTGGTCGTGGTCACGGTGTTCGCGATGCTGGCCATCCACTCCTGGCTCGACGCCTATGCGGCGGGCACCGACACCGCGACGTCCCTCGGGGTTCCGGTGCGCGCCATGCGGAACGCGTTGTTCGCGGTACAGGGAATCCTGGTCGGGGTCCTCGTCGCGGTGGCGGGCGGCATCGGATTCGTCGGCTTGATCGTTCCGCACGCCGCACGCCTGCTGGTCGGCGCGACGCACCGGGCCATGATCCCCGTCGCGGTCTGCGGCGGTGCCTTGTTCCTGGTGTGGGTCGACGTCATCTCGCGGGTGGCCGCGTCGCCGCGCGAGATGCCGTTGGGCATCGTGACCGGACTCATCGGCGCACCGATCTTCCTGTTCCTGATGGGACGACGCCAGTACGTGTTCGGCGGCGGGTCCTGA
- a CDS encoding ABC transporter ATP-binding protein yields the protein MNADEHSMSLRANGLGCRRGGRTILRGVDLDVPAGTRLAVVGPNGSGKSTLLRTLCGLEQPASGRIRLADDDLDRLPARRRALSIAVVGQDEHPSAELTVAEAVGLGRTPYRSAWAARNSDDEQIVRSALEQVGLGGWERRSCMQLSGGERHRVVLARAIAQQTPVLVLDEPTNHLDAAWRLRLMQILDDLEATVIAAMHDLDLVLRHFDSVAVVSDGGITAHGPPVEVLTPDLLASVFDVSGTVVPHPETGLPHLLLNSPTSPASQVHTSKENR from the coding sequence ATGAACGCCGACGAACACTCGATGTCGTTGCGCGCGAACGGCCTCGGTTGTCGCCGGGGTGGCCGCACGATCCTCCGCGGGGTGGACCTCGACGTCCCGGCGGGAACCCGCCTCGCCGTCGTCGGCCCCAACGGGTCGGGCAAGAGCACCTTGCTGCGAACCCTGTGCGGTCTCGAACAACCGGCGTCCGGGCGTATCCGACTGGCCGACGACGATCTCGACCGGCTTCCGGCGCGGCGTCGTGCGCTGTCGATCGCGGTCGTCGGTCAGGATGAACACCCGTCGGCCGAACTCACGGTCGCAGAGGCGGTGGGCCTGGGACGCACGCCCTACCGATCCGCCTGGGCCGCTCGCAATTCCGACGACGAGCAGATCGTCCGGTCCGCATTGGAGCAGGTGGGACTGGGAGGCTGGGAACGCCGGTCGTGTATGCAGCTCTCGGGCGGCGAACGGCACCGTGTCGTGCTCGCCCGCGCGATCGCGCAGCAGACGCCGGTCCTCGTACTCGACGAGCCGACGAACCACCTCGACGCGGCCTGGCGACTGCGGCTGATGCAGATCCTCGACGACCTCGAGGCGACGGTCATCGCCGCGATGCACGACCTCGACCTCGTCCTCCGCCATTTCGATTCCGTCGCTGTGGTCTCCGACGGTGGGATCACCGCCCACGGCCCGCCGGTCGAGGTACTGACACCCGATCTGCTGGCCTCGGTCTTCGACGTGTCCGGAACGGTCGTGCCGCACCCCGAGACCGGTCTCCCCCATCTGCTCCTGAACTCCCCCACGTCACCTGCGTCGCAGGTCCACACCAGCAAGGAAAACCGATGA
- a CDS encoding ABC transporter substrate-binding protein gives MKHNTTRFASLAVVLGIAAGCGTESGATATDSVTVTNCGAEVTFDQPLDRLFVNDGGMIAIALAAGARDKMVAVSSLARDKDVLRLEFGAQVDTLNEVATEQPTLENIVGAEPQVLYAGYNYGMSESRGITPEILASHGIDVYQLSEACRQVDGQAQRGTMDPWVALDTDLRNIGTITGNPEQGARVADDIDRRLEKLRGAPQPAERPTAFVFDSVSDTIFSSGSFGGPQGIIDAAGARNATEDVEDTWTAVSWERITTADPDLIVFVDYPGQSVEQKIDALRSNPASRNLKAVRENRFVNLPYAMWVSSPLNIDAAETLRSVLEKHDLAPESGITPALDVKQLNLGGNDWLD, from the coding sequence ATGAAGCACAACACCACCCGATTCGCCTCGCTCGCCGTCGTCCTCGGCATCGCAGCGGGTTGCGGCACCGAGTCCGGCGCCACCGCCACCGACAGCGTCACCGTCACCAACTGCGGCGCCGAGGTCACCTTCGACCAGCCTCTCGATCGCCTCTTCGTCAACGACGGCGGGATGATCGCGATCGCGCTGGCGGCCGGCGCCCGCGACAAGATGGTCGCCGTCAGCTCGCTCGCGCGTGACAAGGACGTTCTCCGACTCGAATTCGGCGCGCAGGTGGACACGCTGAACGAGGTCGCCACCGAGCAGCCCACGCTCGAGAACATCGTCGGGGCCGAACCCCAGGTCCTGTACGCCGGATACAACTACGGCATGAGCGAGTCCCGCGGGATCACCCCGGAGATCCTGGCCTCCCACGGCATCGACGTGTATCAGCTGTCGGAGGCATGCCGTCAGGTCGACGGCCAGGCCCAGCGGGGCACGATGGACCCGTGGGTCGCGCTCGACACCGACCTGCGCAACATCGGCACCATCACCGGCAACCCGGAGCAGGGCGCGAGGGTGGCCGACGACATCGACCGACGCCTCGAAAAGCTCCGCGGCGCACCGCAACCCGCGGAGAGGCCCACCGCCTTCGTCTTCGACAGTGTCTCCGACACCATCTTCTCCTCGGGCTCCTTCGGTGGCCCGCAGGGCATCATCGACGCGGCGGGCGCACGCAACGCGACCGAGGACGTCGAGGACACCTGGACCGCGGTCAGCTGGGAACGGATCACCACCGCCGACCCGGATCTGATCGTGTTCGTCGACTACCCCGGCCAGTCGGTGGAACAGAAGATCGACGCGCTGCGCAGCAATCCGGCCAGCCGCAACCTGAAGGCCGTGCGCGAGAACCGCTTTGTGAACCTGCCCTACGCGATGTGGGTGTCGAGCCCGCTCAACATCGACGCGGCCGAGACCTTGCGATCGGTCCTCGAAAAGCACGACCTGGCACCGGAATCGGGCATCACTCCGGCGTTGGACGTCAAGCAGCTGAACCTGGGCGGCAACGACTGGCTGGACTGA
- a CDS encoding VOC family protein has protein sequence MTTTGFYPVLMSGDVMSAADFYRTHVGFQTTFEADWYVSLRLGDFELALVDAAHPTIPEGYRAMPRGVIVNLEVDDVDAVHARMVDAGVEPVRALRDEDFGQRHFIVEAPDGVLLDVITPIAPSADYADAYAG, from the coding sequence ATGACCACCACCGGCTTCTATCCGGTCCTCATGTCCGGCGACGTCATGTCCGCGGCGGACTTCTATCGCACCCACGTCGGATTCCAGACCACCTTCGAGGCCGACTGGTACGTCAGCCTGCGGCTCGGTGACTTCGAACTGGCCCTCGTCGACGCCGCGCACCCGACGATCCCGGAGGGATACCGGGCGATGCCCCGCGGCGTCATCGTGAACCTCGAGGTCGACGACGTCGACGCGGTCCATGCCCGCATGGTCGATGCCGGGGTCGAACCGGTTCGTGCGCTGCGCGACGAGGACTTCGGTCAGCGCCACTTCATCGTCGAGGCGCCCGATGGGGTGCTGCTGGACGTCATCACACCCATCGCGCCGAGTGCCGACTACGCGGATGCCTACGCCGGCTGA
- a CDS encoding TetR/AcrR family transcriptional regulator — translation MPRASAAAAAATARHIREIATEMFGTRGFGDVSLDDVAESAGVTRGAVYHHYRSKAGLFGAVAADLQAVVATSVVEAAESAGDDPRAQLRAGCHGFLDAITAEPAVRVLLVDGPAVFGWDKWRQMDAENSVVHLREALASVGTDPDLLDPLTAQLSGAMNEAALWLAQSSNPDAPDRAHRALDLLVDTVLG, via the coding sequence ATGCCCCGCGCCTCTGCGGCTGCCGCCGCGGCCACCGCCCGCCACATCCGCGAGATCGCGACCGAGATGTTCGGCACCCGCGGATTCGGCGACGTCTCACTCGACGACGTCGCCGAATCCGCCGGCGTGACCCGCGGCGCGGTATATCACCACTACCGCAGCAAGGCAGGACTTTTCGGGGCCGTCGCGGCGGATCTCCAAGCCGTGGTCGCCACCTCCGTCGTCGAAGCCGCCGAATCCGCCGGCGACGACCCCCGCGCGCAGCTGCGGGCCGGATGTCACGGCTTCCTGGACGCGATCACCGCCGAGCCGGCGGTCCGGGTACTCCTCGTCGACGGGCCGGCGGTGTTCGGATGGGACAAGTGGCGGCAGATGGACGCCGAGAACTCCGTCGTCCACCTGCGGGAGGCCCTCGCGTCGGTCGGCACCGACCCCGATCTTCTCGATCCCCTCACCGCCCAACTGTCGGGCGCGATGAACGAGGCCGCGCTGTGGCTGGCGCAGTCGTCGAACCCGGATGCTCCCGACCGTGCGCATCGCGCACTCGACCTGCTCGTCGACACCGTGCTCGGCTGA
- a CDS encoding acetyl-CoA carboxylase biotin carboxylase subunit has translation MSPGNGAPARRVLIANRGEIAVRIIRACHDLGWTAIAVHSDVDADSLHVRLADEAVEIGPAAAADSYLRVEAILDAAVRTGAEAIHPGYGFLSENAEFAQAVIDAGLRWVGPSPQVISMMGDKETARRTARAAGVPVVPGSDLLADADAALRAADEVGYPVLVKARAGGGGKGIRAAAGPDDLVEQFADARREVMGAFGDDGLYLERSLPQVRHVEVQVLGDSHGNVVHLFERECSLQRRRQKVVEEAPAPTLDREVAAAMHASAVALAAEVGYTSAGTVEFLVDPAGEYYFIEMNTRIQVEHGVTEELTGVDLVAEQLRIAFGDPIGVKQDEIVARGAVIELRLNAENPKFHFFGSPGAVAGCTFPAGPGVRIDSGVVSGSVIQPHYDSMVAKIVVAGADREQAIARAVRAVGETRWAGPVTTLGFLDAVLATDWYRSADFHTGTIDETLPELLRSL, from the coding sequence ATGTCTCCGGGGAACGGCGCACCGGCGCGGCGGGTGCTCATCGCCAACCGCGGTGAGATCGCCGTTCGTATCATCCGCGCCTGCCACGACCTGGGCTGGACCGCCATCGCGGTCCACTCGGATGTGGATGCCGACAGCCTGCACGTCCGCCTGGCCGACGAGGCCGTCGAGATCGGTCCCGCGGCCGCGGCCGACAGCTACCTGCGGGTCGAGGCGATCCTCGACGCCGCGGTGCGCACGGGCGCCGAGGCCATCCACCCGGGATACGGATTCCTCTCGGAGAACGCCGAATTCGCGCAGGCGGTGATCGACGCCGGTCTCCGCTGGGTAGGGCCGTCGCCGCAGGTCATCTCCATGATGGGTGACAAGGAGACCGCGCGGCGCACCGCACGTGCGGCCGGTGTCCCGGTGGTCCCGGGCAGCGACCTGCTCGCCGACGCCGATGCCGCGCTCCGCGCCGCGGACGAGGTCGGGTACCCGGTCCTCGTCAAGGCGCGGGCAGGTGGCGGTGGCAAGGGGATTCGTGCCGCGGCCGGACCCGACGACCTCGTCGAACAGTTCGCCGACGCGCGACGCGAGGTGATGGGTGCCTTCGGCGACGACGGCCTCTACCTCGAGCGTTCGCTCCCGCAGGTGCGCCACGTCGAGGTGCAGGTTCTCGGTGACTCGCACGGCAACGTCGTGCATCTCTTCGAGCGCGAGTGCTCGCTGCAGCGTCGTCGGCAGAAGGTCGTCGAGGAGGCTCCCGCGCCGACACTCGATCGTGAGGTCGCGGCCGCGATGCACGCGTCGGCTGTCGCGCTGGCCGCCGAGGTCGGTTACACCTCGGCCGGCACCGTCGAGTTCCTGGTGGATCCGGCGGGGGAGTACTACTTCATCGAGATGAACACCCGGATCCAGGTGGAACACGGTGTGACCGAGGAACTCACGGGCGTCGACCTGGTGGCCGAGCAGCTGCGGATCGCCTTCGGGGACCCGATCGGCGTCAAGCAGGACGAGATCGTCGCCCGCGGTGCGGTCATCGAACTCCGTCTCAACGCCGAGAACCCGAAGTTCCACTTCTTCGGATCGCCGGGAGCCGTTGCGGGATGCACCTTCCCGGCCGGACCGGGTGTGCGCATCGACAGCGGCGTGGTCTCCGGATCGGTGATTCAGCCGCACTACGACTCGATGGTGGCCAAGATCGTGGTCGCCGGGGCCGACCGTGAGCAGGCGATCGCCCGCGCGGTTCGGGCTGTCGGCGAGACCCGTTGGGCCGGACCGGTCACCACGCTCGGCTTCCTCGACGCCGTGCTGGCGACCGACTGGTACCGAAGTGCGGACTTCCACACCGGCACGATCGACGAGACCCTGCCGGAGCTGCTCAGGTCGTTGTAG
- a CDS encoding biotin/lipoyl-containing protein has product MFWHRPDPDSEVFCKPGDTVEIGQQIGVVEVMKMFAPIEAEVAGVFTGYAVDSGAQVDAGQVIATFEAS; this is encoded by the coding sequence TTGTTCTGGCACCGTCCGGATCCCGACAGTGAAGTGTTCTGCAAGCCCGGCGACACCGTCGAGATCGGACAGCAGATCGGCGTCGTCGAGGTGATGAAGATGTTCGCGCCGATCGAGGCCGAGGTCGCCGGCGTGTTCACCGGATACGCGGTGGACAGCGGGGCACAGGTCGACGCCGGGCAGGTCATCGCCACGTTCGAGGCTTCCTGA
- a CDS encoding biotin-dependent carboxyltransferase family protein, whose protein sequence is MITIIKPGLQTTVQDLGRPGKLTLAMPPAGALDQFAHRIANALVGNGPEAATLEAALMGPTLVSDTGCIVAVTGADVDVIIDGVVHPSWTAMWLPAGSELRLGPLRSGARAYLAFAGGIDVPVVMGSRSTYMLSGIGGFEGRALRAKDVLPLGPRTRAVEEGRRLPVRYRPTPSSSIEARIVLGLAAYRFTPESLRAFTEREYQLSPESNRTGYRFVGEPLDFVEREAPFGAGDNPSNVVSLGYPLGSIQVPNGSEPICLLRDAVTGGGFVTLGTVISADLDLLAQAKAPDRVKFTAVDIDTALKLRHEHSEHVHNAVAAIV, encoded by the coding sequence ATGATCACGATCATCAAGCCCGGACTGCAGACCACCGTCCAGGACCTGGGGCGTCCCGGCAAGCTCACGTTGGCGATGCCGCCGGCCGGGGCGCTCGACCAGTTCGCGCATCGCATCGCGAATGCCCTGGTGGGCAACGGTCCCGAGGCCGCGACCCTCGAGGCCGCGCTGATGGGACCCACCCTCGTCTCCGACACCGGCTGCATCGTGGCGGTGACCGGTGCGGATGTCGACGTGATCATCGACGGCGTGGTGCACCCGTCGTGGACGGCGATGTGGCTGCCTGCCGGTTCCGAACTCAGGCTCGGACCGCTCCGCAGCGGTGCCCGCGCCTACCTCGCGTTCGCCGGCGGTATCGACGTGCCGGTCGTGATGGGCAGCCGATCGACCTACATGCTCTCGGGCATCGGCGGTTTCGAGGGGCGCGCACTGCGCGCGAAAGACGTCCTGCCTCTCGGACCCCGGACGCGTGCGGTCGAGGAGGGGCGTCGGCTCCCGGTCCGGTACCGGCCGACTCCCTCGTCGTCGATCGAGGCCCGGATCGTGCTCGGACTGGCCGCCTATCGGTTCACCCCGGAATCGTTGCGGGCCTTCACCGAACGTGAGTACCAGCTGTCGCCGGAATCGAACCGCACGGGCTACCGATTCGTCGGGGAACCCCTGGACTTCGTCGAACGGGAGGCGCCGTTCGGAGCGGGGGACAACCCCAGCAACGTCGTCTCGCTGGGATATCCGCTCGGATCGATCCAGGTGCCCAACGGTTCGGAACCCATCTGCCTGCTCCGCGACGCCGTGACCGGCGGCGGATTCGTCACGCTCGGCACCGTGATCTCGGCCGATCTGGACCTCCTCGCGCAGGCCAAGGCGCCCGATCGGGTGAAGTTCACCGCGGTCGACATCGACACCGCACTCAAACTCCGCCACGAACACAGCGAACACGTCCACAACGCCGTCGCCGCCATCGTCTGA
- a CDS encoding 5-oxoprolinase subunit B family protein produces MTAATLTPQYFALPGGARLSFGGDEFVFVELSEAMDLAVALQVQSIVAAIVSLDIDGVVDIVPAHVSYMVRVRPEDLDPRDLIPTLVAAHQKVVDSGGGGSAPTIATTIVEIPVYYNDPWTNEVTARFRDRHPSPEETDVEFTARVNGFDSADELIAAHSAHPFIATFNNFIPGNAECVQLVPQEMQIQVPKYLSPRTQTPARAVGHGGNQMNIYPVESPGGFQLLGRSALPVVDLSMTRPGFTSSPVLLPAPTLVKFTPVDESGYDEVVTAFEAGTYEINRAAIEFDLQAFTADPLGYTRSLVGELR; encoded by the coding sequence ATGACCGCCGCGACCCTGACACCCCAGTACTTCGCGCTCCCCGGCGGTGCGCGGCTCAGCTTCGGCGGCGACGAGTTCGTCTTCGTCGAACTCTCCGAGGCCATGGATCTCGCGGTGGCACTACAGGTGCAGTCCATCGTGGCCGCGATCGTCTCGCTCGACATCGACGGCGTCGTCGACATCGTGCCGGCGCACGTCAGCTACATGGTCCGCGTGCGCCCGGAGGACCTCGACCCCCGCGACCTCATCCCGACCCTCGTCGCGGCGCATCAGAAGGTCGTCGACTCCGGTGGGGGCGGCTCCGCGCCCACCATCGCCACCACGATCGTCGAGATCCCGGTGTACTACAACGACCCCTGGACGAACGAGGTGACCGCGCGCTTCCGTGACCGGCACCCGTCACCGGAGGAGACCGATGTCGAATTCACGGCGCGGGTCAACGGTTTCGACTCCGCCGACGAGCTGATCGCGGCGCACTCGGCGCATCCGTTCATCGCGACCTTCAACAACTTCATCCCCGGCAACGCCGAATGCGTGCAGCTGGTACCGCAGGAGATGCAGATCCAGGTGCCCAAGTACCTGAGCCCGCGGACCCAGACGCCGGCGCGCGCGGTCGGGCACGGCGGCAACCAGATGAACATCTACCCGGTCGAATCGCCGGGCGGTTTCCAGCTTCTCGGGCGGTCGGCGCTGCCGGTCGTCGACTTGTCGATGACCCGTCCCGGATTCACCTCCTCGCCGGTCCTGTTGCCGGCGCCCACCCTGGTGAAGTTCACGCCGGTCGACGAGTCGGGATACGACGAGGTCGTCACCGCGTTCGAGGCCGGAACCTATGAGATCAACCGTGCCGCCATCGAATTCGACCTGCAGGCGTTCACCGCGGACCCGCTCGGCTACACCCGTTCCCTGGTAGGAGAACTGCGATGA
- a CDS encoding 5-oxoprolinase subunit PxpA — MTLSIDLNADAGESFGRWKLGNDEELFDVVSTVNIACGYHAGDPVNMRKAVVGARDADCAIGAHPGYPDLLGFGRRAIPAKLTDTVDYVLYQVGALAAIAADEGVTLSHVKPHGSLMGTTVRDAELAVAMARAIQSVQTGIPLVMSPGPAMDAVVRAGLPVTPENAADLDFDDNGFNVIEPVPAEKDPEAVATRALQMAHGSVETVSGATIAMPVTSICIHGDRPNAVAVAAAVRRRLESEGVAVHPVERRAGLPA; from the coding sequence ATGACACTGTCGATCGATCTCAATGCCGACGCCGGGGAGAGCTTCGGTCGGTGGAAGCTCGGGAACGACGAGGAGCTCTTCGATGTCGTCTCGACGGTCAACATCGCTTGCGGCTATCACGCCGGTGACCCGGTCAACATGCGCAAGGCCGTGGTGGGTGCGCGCGACGCCGACTGTGCGATCGGCGCGCATCCCGGCTATCCGGACCTGCTGGGCTTCGGCCGACGGGCGATCCCGGCGAAGCTGACCGACACCGTCGACTACGTGCTGTACCAGGTGGGTGCGCTCGCGGCGATCGCCGCGGACGAGGGGGTGACGCTGTCCCACGTGAAGCCGCACGGCTCGCTGATGGGCACGACGGTCCGCGACGCGGAGCTGGCCGTCGCCATGGCCCGCGCGATCCAGAGCGTGCAGACCGGGATTCCGCTGGTCATGTCGCCGGGTCCGGCCATGGACGCGGTGGTGCGGGCCGGCCTCCCGGTGACCCCGGAGAACGCCGCCGACCTGGACTTCGACGACAACGGCTTCAACGTCATCGAACCCGTTCCGGCGGAGAAGGATCCGGAAGCGGTCGCGACGCGGGCGCTCCAGATGGCGCACGGTTCCGTCGAGACCGTCAGCGGTGCGACGATCGCCATGCCGGTGACGTCGATCTGTATCCACGGTGATCGGCCGAACGCCGTCGCGGTTGCCGCTGCGGTCCGTCGTCGACTCGAGTCCGAGGGCGTCGCGGTACACCCCGTCGAGCGCCGGGCAGGACTGCCGGCATGA
- a CDS encoding sugar ABC transporter substrate-binding protein, with protein sequence MKLHMRKVAAAAVAALTCFGVAACGGGDDGGKEKVFLNLSYSGNNWQDEAANLAMAVATSPEYAEKYTVQKQISGTDVQKQISDIQSMISSGAKLIVSYPLSPTALDPVVAQGCAQGVTFVFYDSTVNAPCAYNVAFITGPRVDDKTKPFFGAQTAEALVDMLDGKGKIFMNRGVAGTATDTVHYETAKAVFNRYPGIQVISEYHGDWNSSVSQQQTAKALAAHPDVDGVWSQDGEAGVVKALQAAGKRVPVTGESSNYFVKELGAGWPGVASGSAPAQGAVAMKVGLHILENGAEGVPNNIEMPMPWTTTETAKECPGTTFEDGCNYFKGVDDSFVTIIFNQDLLPEATIDAARTGDAFPTVQPLPDMNEFAQPESRRIYTRGACDEGWTPGPVEVGQTPKGLNGCVQK encoded by the coding sequence ATGAAGTTGCACATGCGGAAGGTGGCAGCAGCCGCCGTGGCTGCGCTGACGTGCTTCGGCGTCGCCGCCTGTGGTGGTGGCGACGACGGCGGCAAGGAGAAGGTGTTCCTGAACCTCTCCTACAGCGGCAACAACTGGCAGGACGAGGCCGCCAACCTGGCGATGGCCGTGGCGACCTCGCCGGAGTACGCCGAGAAGTACACGGTCCAGAAGCAGATCTCGGGCACCGACGTCCAGAAGCAGATCTCCGACATCCAGTCGATGATCTCTTCGGGCGCCAAGCTCATCGTGTCCTACCCGCTGTCGCCGACCGCGCTGGATCCGGTTGTCGCACAGGGCTGCGCACAGGGTGTGACCTTCGTCTTCTACGACTCGACGGTCAACGCGCCGTGCGCCTACAACGTCGCGTTCATCACCGGCCCACGCGTCGACGACAAGACCAAGCCGTTCTTCGGTGCGCAGACCGCCGAGGCGCTCGTCGACATGCTCGACGGCAAGGGCAAGATCTTCATGAACCGCGGCGTCGCCGGCACCGCCACCGACACCGTCCACTACGAGACCGCCAAAGCCGTGTTCAACCGGTACCCGGGCATCCAGGTCATCTCCGAATACCACGGTGACTGGAACTCCTCGGTCAGCCAGCAGCAGACGGCCAAGGCGCTCGCCGCGCATCCCGACGTCGACGGCGTGTGGTCGCAGGACGGCGAGGCCGGCGTGGTGAAGGCACTGCAGGCCGCGGGCAAGCGTGTCCCGGTCACCGGTGAGTCGAGCAACTACTTCGTGAAGGAACTCGGCGCGGGCTGGCCCGGCGTCGCCTCCGGTTCGGCACCCGCACAGGGCGCCGTGGCCATGAAGGTCGGCCTCCACATCCTCGAGAACGGCGCCGAGGGCGTGCCGAACAACATCGAGATGCCCATGCCGTGGACCACCACCGAGACCGCGAAGGAATGCCCGGGCACCACCTTCGAGGACGGCTGCAACTACTTCAAGGGCGTCGACGACAGCTTCGTCACCATCATCTTCAACCAGGACCTGTTGCCGGAGGCCACGATCGACGCGGCCCGCACCGGTGACGCGTTCCCGACCGTGCAGCCTCTGCCGGACATGAACGAGTTCGCCCAGCCGGAGAGCCGTCGCATCTACACCCGCGGCGCCTGCGACGAGGGCTGGACCCCCGGCCCGGTCGAGGTCGGCCAGACCCCCAAGGGCCTGAACGGCTGCGTCCAGAAGTAG
- a CDS encoding ABC transporter permease — protein sequence MVATIASAGSPVKERLRSQTAIVWVLLLAAIPLSRLASENFPSWSLVDGTLVLSLFLVLVAFGQGLVILTGGIDLSLATVVTLGAYLTGRLVSDGMPLPVAILLTLLGCAVVGVVNGLLVGKAGFPAFIVTLATGSIVAALLLGVSRGAPAQQSPTQLSSWFGDSSILGISTPIWMLLVVCVLGWAIQHRSVLGRRAFAVGGSPTAAKLSGIPVIRTYVMTYAVAAIAYGLAGIALLGYSSGADLSIGNSWLLPSITAVVVGGSSIRGGAGSFIGTVGGAILITLLGTDISAAGLAEGWKQVLYGLIIIAALLGNRVFQSGRR from the coding sequence ATGGTCGCAACGATCGCGAGCGCGGGTTCGCCCGTCAAGGAGCGGCTGCGCAGCCAGACCGCCATCGTGTGGGTGCTGCTGTTGGCGGCGATCCCGCTGTCCCGCCTGGCCAGTGAGAACTTCCCGTCCTGGTCGCTGGTCGACGGCACCCTGGTCCTGAGCCTGTTCCTCGTCCTGGTCGCCTTCGGCCAGGGTCTGGTGATCCTCACCGGCGGTATCGACCTCTCGCTCGCCACCGTCGTCACCCTGGGCGCCTACCTGACCGGAAGACTTGTCTCCGACGGGATGCCGCTCCCGGTGGCGATCCTGCTCACCCTGCTCGGCTGTGCCGTGGTCGGTGTGGTCAACGGCCTGCTGGTCGGCAAGGCCGGATTCCCCGCCTTCATCGTGACGCTCGCGACGGGCTCGATCGTCGCAGCCCTGCTGCTCGGTGTGAGTCGCGGTGCCCCGGCCCAGCAGTCGCCGACCCAGCTGTCGTCGTGGTTCGGCGACTCGTCGATCCTCGGCATCAGCACCCCCATCTGGATGCTTCTCGTCGTCTGCGTGCTCGGGTGGGCGATCCAGCACCGTTCGGTGCTCGGCCGCCGGGCCTTCGCGGTCGGCGGAAGCCCCACGGCCGCAAAGCTGTCGGGCATCCCGGTGATCCGCACCTACGTGATGACCTACGCGGTCGCGGCCATCGCCTACGGCCTCGCCGGCATCGCGCTCCTCGGCTACTCGTCGGGCGCCGACCTGAGCATCGGCAACAGCTGGCTGCTGCCGAGCATCACGGCCGTCGTCGTCGGCGGTTCGTCGATCCGGGGCGGGGCGGGCTCGTTCATCGGCACCGTCGGCGGCGCGATCCTGATCACGTTGCTGGGCACCGACATCAGCGCCGCCGGACTCGCCGAGGGGTGGAAGCAGGTGCTCTACGGCCTGATCATCATCGCCGCGCTGCTCGGAAACCGGGTGTTCCAGTCCGGTCGGCGCTGA